A stretch of the Gracilinanus agilis isolate LMUSP501 chromosome 4, AgileGrace, whole genome shotgun sequence genome encodes the following:
- the LOC123247706 gene encoding keratin-associated protein 4-3-like: MVSSCCGSSCSGLSCGSGCCAPCCCRPACCLRPACCQSTCCRTNCYRPTCIVSTCCRPSCCGSSCCQPCCQPCCRPSCCVTSCCRPTCCRPSCCQSVCCQPTCCRPSCCQTTCCPTTCCRPSCCVSSCCQPCCRPSCCVSTCCQPCCRPSCCVSTCCQPCCRPICCRTTCCRPACCGSSCC; encoded by the coding sequence ATGGTCAGCTCCTGTTGTGGCTCTTCCTGCTCTGGCCTGAGCTGTGGCTCTGGCTGCTGTGCTCCCTGCTGCTGCCGCCCTGCCTGCTGCCTTCGGCCAGCCTGCTGCCAAAGCACCTGCTGCAGGACCAACTGTTATAGGCCCACCTGCATTGTGTCCACCTGCTGCCGCCCCAGCTGCTGCGGTTCCAGCTGCTGCCAGCCTTGCTGCCAGCCCTGCTGCCGCCCTAGCTGCTGTGTGACTAGCTGCTGCCGTCCAACCTGCTGTCGACCAAGTTGTTGCCAGTCTGTGTGCTGCCAACCTACCTGCTGTCGCCCTTCCTGCTGCCAAACCACTTGTTGCCCCACAACTTGCTGCCGCCCCAGCTGCTGTGTGTCCAGCTGCTGCCAACCCTGTTGCCGTCCCAGCTGCTGTGTGTCCACCTGCTGCCAACCCTGCTGCCGTCCCAGCTGCTGTGTGTCCACCTGCTGCCAACCCTGCTGCCGCCCCATTTGCTGCAGAACCACCTGCTGTCGCCCAGCCTGTTGTGGATCCTCCTGCTGCTAA
- the LOC123244177 gene encoding keratin-associated protein 4-9-like, with product MVSSCCGSTCCGPSCGSGCCAPCCCRPACCLRPACCQSTCCRTNCYRPTCIVSTCCRPSCCVSSCCQPCCRPSCCCQPCCRPSCCVSSCCQPCCRPSCCISSCCQPCCRPSCCVSSCCQPCCRPTCCQTTCCRTTCCRPACCGSSCC from the coding sequence ATGGTCAGCTCCTGTTGTGGTTCCACCTGTTGTGGTCCAAGCTGTGGCTCTGGCTGCTGTGCTCCCTGCTGCTGCCGCCCTGCCTGCTGCCTTCGGCCAGCCTGCTGCCAGAGCACCTGCTGCAGGACCAACTGTTACAGGCCCACCTGCATTGTGTCCACCTGCTGCCGCCCCAGCTGCTGTGTGTCCAGCTGCTGCCAGCCTTGCTGCCGCCCCAGCTGCTGCTGCCAGCCTTGCTGCCGCCCCAGCTGCTGTGTGTCCAGTTGCTGCCAGCCTTGCTGCCGCCCCAGCTGCTGTATTTCTAGCTGCTGCCAACCTTGCTGCCGCCCCAGTTGTTGTGTGTCCAGCTGCTGCCAGCCTTGCTGTCGCCCCACCTGCTGCCAGACCACCTGTTGCAGAACCACCTGCTGCCGTCCAGCCTGCTGTGGCTCCTCTTGTTGCTGA